The Candidatus Methylacidiphilales bacterium genomic sequence AATTGCCTCTAGCATCAAGAAGATACTCTCTGCTTCACAGTTCGCACATCCCATAGAGCTATCCCAGGATATTATTGATGCAATAAGATCAGACGCCCAGATAATTATTTAATAATAAATCTAATATCCGGAATAAAATAACGAGCAACACTCTATGACGTTTTACAAACGGCTCACAAGCATTATAGTGCCGACATTTATAACGTGGCTGGTATTCGAAGAAACTATATACGGATATACAAATATAACACCGACTTCATACTTGTACCTTAAACTTTTACCGGAATTATTTCTTTACGCTATATTGGCACTTTTAATCTATAACAGAGCGATTAGTGGACATATATCGAGTTATAAGCCGTCGACGTTTGATTATGCCCTTGTCTTCTTTGTGCTTTTATCTTTCCTATCTACATTACTCAACGATGGCTCGTTTCTAATGGCAGCACTGAATATACGCACGTCACTGCGATATGTAGCTATTTATTATATCATTGTTTTATCAGGCAGCCTGCCTAGTCCGCACTATCTAAGAATGTTGCTTGGTTATGTCATATTGCTTGCCCTAATACAATCCAGTATCAACGCAGTACAACATATCATGGGCGATGAATTTCGAGATAAATATTTTGGCGGCCCCGATATAGAACTGGAACTATCATCAATTCACACTTTAATAACTGACAAATTAGATAAAATGGGAGCCGCATATGGTACTTTCGGAAAAGCTGCTCCAGCCGCATTTTTCATGATGATAGTTATAATCTATGCAGCCATCAATGCAGTCAGAACCAATAAAATTCTCGAGTCTTATAAATGGTGGCTCATCTATATTTCATTATTAGTCGGTATATTTTTAACTTACAAGCGCGCCGCGTTCATTATAGCGCTACTAGTGCCACTAATTACTGCATATATATTAAAACGTACACAATTCGTTGTGCGCTATATAATATTTAGCGCAGCAGGTGCATCGTTATTCTTCATCTTTGGCTCTCTAGAACAAAATGAGTATGTACGAGAAAAGAGCACAGCTATTTCACCATACGAGTCTATACACAATCTTATGACTGAAGAATACTGGTCAATAGCTTTCACCAAGTCACGAGGCTGGATGCTTACAGAAGTAAGTCGAGAGGTTATGGCATCATTCAAGCCTCTTGGTTATGGCGCCGATGAAATGAATGCTAAAGCCCAACTTGCTACTCTTGGAGGCGAGTTTGCTAAATTATTGTCTTTTGGAGCTTTCGACGATGTTTTTATTGTGGCCTGCCTAGTATACTATGGACCAGTAGGACTAATATTATTGTTATTGGCTTTTTACGATCTAAGACTGCGCGCAGTAAGATTATATAAGCACTCGGACTTAGAATATAAACAAATCGCGCTAATGATCATGATTGCTATATTAATTTTGCTGCCTGCTGCCTTTGTTGAACGGATTCTTGAATTCAGGGCACTGTCTTTTTTATTATGGTCGTTGTGTGGGTATGTTGCGGTTGCTGAAAGACACCGATTACGGTGACACTTATTAAGGTGTTATCGTTTATTAAAGTTAAACAGGTCATGTGGCGTGACTCTTTGAACAAATTGACGCGAGTCATACATAAATATATCGTTGAGTTTATAGTCTCTGGATGTGCGTCTCTGGTCCGATGTGTATATAAACACAAGCATAATCAACAGGACCGCAACATAAATATTCCAGATATAAATAACGTAGCTATCCTCGTACCACACCCTGATGACGAGATCATTGGTTTATATCATTTTATGGAATTGATCCACAATAAAGCTGAAATAACCCTGTTTTATCTAACAGACTCCAGTGACATCAATCTCGCCAAGAAGCGACGTTTTGAATCACAAAGAGCGATAGCTAGTCTAAACGTCCGTCAGCGAATATATTGCGGTCTACCCGATGGAAGATTACAACATCATAAGGATAGTCTTATCAAATTACTACACAATCTTTCTACAGATTACGACATAGTTCTTAGCCCAACCCCAAATGATGTTACTCCCGATCATCAAGTCAT encodes the following:
- a CDS encoding PIG-L family deacetylase, with amino-acid sequence MWRDSLNKLTRVIHKYIVEFIVSGCASLVRCVYKHKHNQQDRNINIPDINNVAILVPHPDDEIIGLYHFMELIHNKAEITLFYLTDSSDINLAKKRRFESQRAIASLNVRQRIYCGLPDGRLQHHKDSLIKLLHNLSTDYDIVLSPTPNDVTPDHQVIGQLAYEIIPHNSLIWYRSTWWTFTIKEADFVVTGNANSKLNALRHFRTQSNLALRNTVILSAIEALFHGIETSSIESFRYASRGIPNTKPINTLSFFSIVGIFKSR